In the Pyrolobus fumarii 1A genome, one interval contains:
- the acs gene encoding acetate--CoA ligase — protein sequence MTSEPKTLPTEARFIPKRLEEVRKRALENPEEFFAEIARELEWFKTWDKVLDDSNPPFYRWFVGGLINASYNAVDRHLKRGLRNKAAIIWEGEPGDTRVLTYYQLYREVNRFAAVLENLGLRKGDTIAFYLPMIPELPIFMLAAARLGITFTVVFSGFSAKALAERINDAKAKVLVTADGGFRRGKVIELKKIADEALEMAPSVETVIVVKNVTARGAKIDVPLTEGRDYWLHNLLPAHAKVDPVPVESTHPLFILYTSGTTGKPKGVVHSTGGYLVWVYATMKWVFDVKPDDVMFCTADIGWITGHSYVVFGPLLHGITTVMYEGAPDYPAPDRWWQIVEKYGVTIFYTAPTAIRMLMRYGEEWVKKHDLSTLRILGTVGEPINPEAWKWYYTVVGGERCPIVDTWWQTETGGIMISPAPGIQLVPLKPGSATYPLPGVDADVVCEDGSPCPPGQRGYLVIKRPWPGMLMTLWGDPERYVRTYWQRFSKPEEGKWIYYPADYAMKDEDGYFWILGRADEVIKVAGHRLGTAEIESALVSHPAVAEAAVVGKPDPVKGEVPVAFVVLRQGYTPSEELRHELVEHVRKTLGPIAVPAAIFFVEKLPKTRSGKIMRRVIKAVLLGKTPGDLTTLEDEASLDEIRRALEEFKRELEKAE from the coding sequence TTGACCTCAGAGCCTAAGACACTCCCCACAGAAGCCAGATTCATCCCCAAGAGGCTCGAAGAGGTTAGAAAGAGAGCCCTTGAGAACCCAGAGGAGTTCTTCGCAGAAATTGCCAGAGAGCTTGAATGGTTCAAAACCTGGGATAAGGTGCTTGATGATAGCAACCCGCCATTTTACCGTTGGTTCGTCGGCGGTTTGATAAACGCGAGTTATAACGCTGTAGACCGTCACCTGAAACGCGGTCTACGCAACAAAGCCGCAATAATATGGGAGGGTGAGCCTGGCGACACGCGTGTCCTCACATACTACCAGTTGTACCGTGAGGTGAACCGCTTCGCTGCTGTTCTCGAGAACCTTGGTCTTAGGAAGGGCGATACCATCGCATTCTATTTGCCGATGATACCAGAGCTTCCAATATTCATGCTGGCAGCTGCTAGACTTGGTATAACGTTTACAGTTGTGTTTAGCGGCTTCTCTGCAAAGGCCCTTGCAGAGAGGATCAATGATGCGAAGGCAAAGGTGCTCGTAACTGCAGATGGCGGCTTTAGACGCGGCAAGGTCATCGAACTGAAAAAGATTGCAGACGAGGCTCTAGAGATGGCTCCCAGTGTTGAGACGGTCATTGTAGTCAAGAATGTGACCGCTAGAGGCGCTAAGATAGACGTGCCGCTGACTGAGGGTCGCGACTATTGGCTTCATAACCTACTACCGGCGCACGCCAAAGTCGACCCCGTGCCAGTGGAATCTACGCACCCATTGTTCATACTATACACTAGTGGCACGACTGGCAAACCAAAGGGCGTGGTTCACAGCACCGGTGGCTACCTTGTATGGGTCTATGCGACCATGAAGTGGGTCTTTGACGTGAAACCAGATGACGTTATGTTCTGTACAGCCGATATCGGGTGGATAACGGGCCATAGCTATGTAGTGTTTGGCCCGTTGCTTCACGGCATAACTACAGTCATGTATGAGGGTGCACCGGACTACCCTGCACCTGACCGTTGGTGGCAGATAGTCGAGAAGTATGGCGTTACGATATTCTACACCGCGCCAACCGCGATAAGGATGCTAATGAGGTATGGTGAAGAGTGGGTCAAGAAGCACGACCTCTCAACGCTCCGTATACTCGGCACGGTCGGCGAACCGATCAACCCGGAGGCGTGGAAGTGGTACTATACTGTAGTCGGCGGAGAGAGATGCCCCATCGTCGACACATGGTGGCAGACAGAAACCGGAGGCATCATGATATCGCCGGCGCCAGGCATTCAGCTTGTACCCTTGAAGCCGGGGAGCGCCACATACCCCCTGCCAGGCGTCGATGCAGACGTCGTATGCGAGGATGGCAGCCCCTGTCCTCCCGGCCAGCGTGGCTACCTGGTAATCAAGAGGCCTTGGCCAGGAATGCTCATGACGTTATGGGGCGACCCCGAGAGGTACGTAAGGACGTACTGGCAGAGGTTTAGTAAGCCAGAGGAGGGCAAGTGGATCTACTATCCTGCAGACTACGCGATGAAGGATGAGGATGGATACTTCTGGATACTGGGTAGAGCAGACGAAGTGATCAAAGTTGCTGGTCATAGGCTTGGCACCGCCGAGATAGAAAGCGCCTTAGTAAGCCACCCCGCGGTGGCCGAGGCCGCTGTTGTTGGAAAGCCGGACCCGGTTAAAGGCGAGGTACCAGTGGCATTCGTTGTACTAAGGCAAGGTTACACGCCAAGTGAGGAGCTACGCCACGAGCTAGTAGAGCATGTGAGAAAGACACTTGGACCAATAGCTGTGCCAGCAGCGATATTCTTCGTCGAGAAGCTGCCTAAGACAAGAAGCGGAAAGATAATGAGGAGAGTGATAAAGGCAGTGTTGCTCGGCAAGACCCCCGGCGACCTAACCACTCTCGAGGATGAAGCTAGCCTCGACGAAATACGAAGAGCACTTGAGGAGTTCAAGAGGGAGCTTGAAAAGGCTGAGTAA
- a CDS encoding threonine--tRNA ligase — protein MRTLLIHARHFHYRAVKPALKEGYEELDGVKAEGRAENALVVFVTVEDIDRENLDDVVEQVVEDVIDVASKVKADVVVVYPYAHLSSRLAPPDVALEALRRMEERLRHRGIKVIRAPFGWYKEFEVHCYGHPLAELSREFRPRASRARRVEKKFVIVTPDGEQYEPEEYVKRSDIPEDLKRLIEKEALGIEIGEVETPVTRYCRKFGFEWEPLSDYGHMRYEPHATVIMEAVSLYAWRVAQRLGIPVLRIRGTNMFDLSVPPVREHAELFGDRLYDLWADRKHLVLRYAACHQQFAILKDMVLSYRDLPLGMFEIADSYRFEQTGELTLCFRLRKFHMPDLHILVRDLDEAVKVSERVQKVIHEEVAKLDRRYVAVYNVTSDFFEERFDTLRELIARDGRPALVTIYPAGIYYWVLNVEYHIVDVAGRPREIATYQFDVGNAKRFGIKYVDEKNEERYPVIIHTALIGSVERYIYMVFDTAAQMEKRGKTPYIPTWMAPIQVRIIPVSKEQLDYALSIAEMLDSHGIRVDVDDRDLSLGRKIRDAGREWVPYIGVVGEREVKTGTINVTIRRTNERRAMRPEELLKMVEDEVRGYPRVDRATPMLLSKRPTLVYLEK, from the coding sequence CTGAGGACTCTCCTGATACACGCTAGGCATTTCCACTATCGTGCGGTGAAACCCGCTCTAAAGGAGGGCTACGAGGAGCTTGATGGAGTAAAGGCTGAGGGTAGAGCCGAGAACGCCTTGGTCGTGTTCGTGACAGTCGAGGATATCGACAGGGAAAACCTTGATGACGTTGTCGAGCAGGTTGTGGAAGACGTGATCGACGTCGCTAGTAAGGTGAAGGCAGACGTCGTTGTCGTCTACCCCTATGCTCACTTGTCTAGCAGATTAGCGCCCCCGGATGTAGCTCTAGAGGCCCTAAGAAGGATGGAAGAGAGGCTGCGCCACCGTGGCATTAAAGTGATACGCGCGCCCTTCGGGTGGTACAAGGAATTCGAAGTCCATTGCTATGGTCACCCTCTGGCCGAGCTTTCGCGTGAGTTCCGCCCGCGTGCCTCTCGTGCAAGGCGTGTTGAGAAGAAGTTTGTGATTGTGACGCCCGATGGTGAGCAGTACGAGCCGGAAGAGTATGTGAAGCGTAGCGACATACCAGAGGACCTCAAGAGGCTTATCGAGAAAGAAGCGCTAGGAATCGAGATAGGCGAGGTTGAGACACCGGTAACGAGATACTGTAGGAAGTTCGGCTTCGAGTGGGAGCCCCTCTCAGACTATGGGCACATGAGGTACGAGCCACATGCCACCGTGATAATGGAGGCCGTTTCGCTCTACGCATGGCGCGTTGCTCAGCGTCTCGGGATACCAGTGCTACGGATACGTGGCACAAACATGTTCGATCTCTCCGTGCCTCCGGTGCGCGAGCACGCAGAGCTATTCGGCGATAGACTGTACGACCTTTGGGCTGACCGCAAGCATCTTGTGCTTCGGTATGCAGCGTGCCATCAGCAGTTTGCAATACTCAAAGATATGGTGCTTAGTTACCGCGACCTACCTCTAGGCATGTTCGAGATCGCGGACAGCTATCGATTCGAGCAGACTGGAGAGCTGACGCTATGCTTCCGCCTTAGAAAGTTCCACATGCCGGATCTACACATACTAGTACGTGACCTTGACGAGGCTGTCAAGGTATCCGAGCGTGTGCAGAAGGTCATACACGAGGAGGTTGCGAAGCTCGACCGCAGATATGTCGCAGTCTACAACGTGACCAGTGACTTCTTCGAGGAGAGGTTCGATACGCTACGCGAACTGATAGCCAGGGATGGTAGACCAGCCCTCGTCACGATATACCCTGCCGGCATATACTACTGGGTTCTCAACGTAGAGTACCACATCGTAGATGTAGCGGGTAGGCCGCGAGAGATAGCAACCTACCAGTTTGACGTTGGTAACGCAAAGCGCTTTGGGATCAAATACGTTGACGAGAAGAACGAGGAGAGATACCCGGTGATAATACACACGGCGTTGATAGGTTCGGTTGAGCGCTACATCTACATGGTGTTTGATACGGCAGCTCAGATGGAGAAGAGAGGCAAGACGCCCTACATACCAACATGGATGGCGCCAATTCAAGTACGCATAATACCCGTGTCCAAGGAGCAACTGGACTACGCGCTGAGCATAGCTGAGATGCTAGACTCTCACGGCATAAGAGTTGATGTGGATGATCGCGACCTGTCGCTTGGCAGGAAGATTCGCGACGCTGGCCGAGAATGGGTGCCGTATATAGGCGTGGTTGGCGAGCGGGAGGTAAAGACCGGCACAATTAACGTCACCATAAGACGTACCAATGAGAGGCGCGCTATGAGACCCGAGGAGCTGCTTAAAATGGTGGAAGATGAGGTCAGGGGGTACCCGCGCGTCGATAGAGCAACGCCGATGTTGCTTAGCAAGCGGCCGACACTAGTATACCTAGAGAAATAG
- the glmS gene encoding glutamine--fructose-6-phosphate transaminase (isomerizing) produces the protein MCGIIGVTVSPQCQQRNAVPLLLEGLKRLEYRGYDSAGVALIMCSNSSCDVKVYKAKGKVDEVIERFSLREKYSLTCLGHTRWATHGPPSDTNAHPHVDCRGYIAVVHNGIIKNYAMLKQVLSEHGHRFRSETDTEVVAHLLEEFLREGLGMLEAMRKLLEVLEGSFALAVLYSGTPNRVYFARRESPLYAAVGDCISAVSSDIPSLLHISRLVVPIEDDEYGYVEPGHLSLYDRRGEPVDWRRRAKIVTWSIEEASKGGYPHYMLKEIFEQPRALYETLIGLIEDPALEEAAELLVNARRVFVTGAGTSYHATLVFKHYITGMAGIVPIDFIASEHPEYMAAVSHEDVLIAVSQSGETTDTLQAVREAKKRGVKIIAVTNVIGSTLSRLADVTLYTRAGPEIGVAATKTFLTQVLTLQLLAARVACKLGVIDKSDFESIVEKLSSAREAARSAERLNPHIKALAVILSKAQSMFVLGRLLGAHLAREAALKIKEISYVHAEAYPAGESKHGPIALVEEGFPVIFVGTPGVEKKLYSNMEEMKARGAKVIVVGVDSYEDAPADYKVLVGSYDETLAPYAIMPPLQLLAYHMAVMLGYDPDKPRNLAKTVTVE, from the coding sequence GTGTGTGGAATCATAGGCGTCACGGTCTCGCCACAGTGTCAACAAAGAAATGCAGTACCCCTGCTGCTCGAGGGTCTCAAGAGGCTCGAGTATCGTGGGTATGATAGTGCAGGAGTGGCGCTAATCATGTGTAGCAATTCATCTTGTGACGTGAAGGTCTACAAGGCTAAGGGTAAGGTCGACGAGGTTATCGAAAGGTTCTCGCTCCGAGAAAAGTATAGTTTAACGTGTCTAGGTCACACGCGTTGGGCTACGCACGGACCACCTTCTGACACTAATGCACACCCTCATGTGGATTGTAGAGGATACATAGCAGTCGTGCATAACGGGATAATCAAGAACTATGCAATGCTTAAACAAGTTCTATCTGAGCATGGGCACCGGTTTCGCAGTGAGACCGACACTGAGGTGGTCGCGCATCTTCTTGAGGAGTTTCTGCGCGAAGGCCTAGGCATGCTGGAAGCTATGCGCAAGCTACTAGAGGTTCTTGAGGGTAGCTTTGCGCTAGCTGTGTTGTATTCTGGTACACCTAACCGGGTGTACTTTGCGCGAAGAGAAAGCCCATTGTACGCGGCTGTAGGGGATTGCATTTCTGCAGTGTCGAGTGATATACCATCACTATTGCACATTTCGAGGCTAGTGGTGCCAATAGAGGATGACGAGTATGGGTATGTAGAGCCTGGTCACCTGAGCCTCTATGATAGGAGGGGAGAGCCGGTAGACTGGAGGCGGCGTGCAAAGATAGTAACGTGGAGTATTGAGGAAGCGAGCAAAGGTGGATACCCGCACTACATGTTAAAGGAGATATTCGAGCAGCCCAGGGCGCTCTACGAGACGCTGATAGGTTTAATCGAGGATCCTGCACTGGAGGAGGCTGCCGAGCTACTTGTGAACGCGCGTAGAGTTTTCGTGACTGGCGCGGGCACAAGCTATCACGCCACTCTAGTCTTCAAGCATTACATTACTGGGATGGCAGGAATTGTACCCATTGATTTCATTGCCTCAGAGCACCCCGAGTACATGGCTGCGGTGAGTCATGAAGACGTTCTCATAGCTGTTAGTCAGAGCGGTGAGACAACAGACACGTTGCAAGCGGTGCGTGAGGCCAAGAAGCGGGGTGTCAAGATAATAGCTGTCACGAACGTCATTGGAAGCACGTTATCAAGGCTAGCAGACGTCACACTCTATACGCGTGCTGGCCCGGAAATCGGTGTTGCCGCGACAAAGACCTTCCTTACTCAAGTGTTGACTTTACAGCTTCTAGCGGCACGTGTGGCATGCAAACTCGGTGTTATAGATAAGAGCGATTTCGAGTCTATTGTTGAGAAGCTTAGCTCGGCACGCGAAGCAGCGCGCAGTGCCGAGAGACTGAATCCTCACATTAAGGCACTAGCCGTTATACTATCCAAGGCACAAAGCATGTTCGTGCTTGGAAGGCTACTGGGTGCACACCTGGCTAGAGAAGCGGCCTTAAAGATAAAAGAAATATCATATGTGCATGCCGAGGCCTACCCTGCAGGCGAGAGTAAGCACGGGCCAATAGCTCTTGTTGAGGAGGGGTTCCCGGTTATATTCGTGGGTACACCTGGTGTTGAGAAGAAACTCTACTCTAACATGGAGGAGATGAAAGCGCGTGGTGCCAAAGTGATAGTAGTTGGTGTCGATAGTTACGAGGATGCGCCAGCAGATTACAAGGTGCTAGTAGGGTCATATGATGAGACGCTCGCACCCTATGCTATTATGCCGCCGCTCCAGTTGCTAGCGTATCACATGGCGGTGATGTTGGGCTATGACCCAGACAAGCCGAGGAACCTCGCAAAGACAGTTACCGTGGAGTAG
- the alaS gene encoding alanine--tRNA ligase, with protein MTRVDPSVYRLKFFKERGFHRKQCKVCNEYFWTLSSERETCGDAPCEEYRFWDIPRSVPELTLREAIEKFLRFFERHGHTIIPPRPVVARWREDLYLTIASIVVFQPHVTSGLVPPPANPLVIAQPCIRLEDIDHVGLTVGRHLTGFTMGGHHAFNYPDKHVYWKDETVEYAFEFFTKELGIPEEEIVFKESWWEGGGNAGPSFEVTVGGLELATLVFMQYEVRDGKYVEMPLRVVDTGYGLERITWFSNRRAPTAFHAIYRELVPEFFKVIGVDEPEEKLLWSAARLAGYLDPESPESIKAYYEKIASALGADVDWVKAELEKAARVYALLDHTRTIMWMLGDGIVPSNSGEGYLARLVIRRAVRLLALLGSDASLVDLVERQLRYWRDLYPQYVERSSYILEVTGLEEEKYRKILTNAEKIVEKMLAKKRSLSLDDLILLYDSHGIPPDIVAGVAAKRGVAVSVPHDFYAKVAERHGARGGVAREVEKTRLPREVVEWADGFPETRRLFHEDPYMRRFEAIVLGVNGNYVVLDATAFYPTGGGQLHDTGTIYCDGREYHVKGVEKTDKGVIVHIVEPPLPSNCVGKKVLGIIDWERRYRMMRHHTATHILLAAARRLLGDHVWQAGAEKTPEKGRLDITHYKPLSREEVKELEEMVNRVIRERRPVKARLMEWNEAVEKYGYRIFQGGVPPSPKLRIVEIEDWDVEACFGTHLSNTGEVGAFKIINVERIQDGVVRLEYVAGDRVAEYASNLEDTIMKAVEKLGGRSIAELNTRLAKLVEEHEEAKRMLGEYRRMLAKALSSTAAEKRLDSIVLRLVVVPVSDDKLAMDVLEKLEEGDAIAIVAWPSKSGYRVQIATRRKDIDLRPVAKVLRELGGKGGGRGSIASGIIPADNEEKAKELIEKLAERLVSMIKR; from the coding sequence TTGACCCGCGTAGACCCGAGTGTCTATAGGCTGAAGTTCTTCAAGGAGCGCGGTTTCCACCGTAAGCAGTGCAAGGTTTGCAACGAGTACTTCTGGACGCTCAGTAGTGAGAGGGAGACGTGCGGCGACGCACCCTGTGAGGAGTATCGATTCTGGGATATACCCAGGAGCGTGCCGGAGCTGACGCTACGCGAGGCTATCGAGAAGTTCTTGCGGTTCTTCGAGAGGCACGGCCACACTATCATACCACCTAGACCTGTTGTTGCGAGATGGAGGGAGGATCTCTACCTCACAATAGCGAGTATAGTTGTGTTTCAGCCTCACGTTACTAGCGGTCTTGTGCCGCCACCCGCGAATCCACTCGTGATAGCACAACCGTGTATACGCCTTGAGGATATAGATCACGTTGGTCTCACTGTTGGTAGGCACCTCACCGGCTTCACTATGGGTGGTCATCACGCGTTTAACTACCCCGATAAGCACGTTTACTGGAAGGACGAGACGGTAGAGTATGCTTTTGAGTTCTTCACTAAAGAGCTGGGGATTCCCGAAGAGGAGATTGTATTCAAGGAGTCGTGGTGGGAGGGTGGCGGCAACGCTGGACCGAGCTTCGAGGTGACTGTAGGCGGTCTGGAGCTTGCCACGCTAGTCTTCATGCAGTACGAGGTTAGGGACGGCAAATATGTAGAGATGCCGTTGAGGGTTGTCGACACTGGCTACGGCCTGGAGAGGATAACGTGGTTTAGCAATAGGCGTGCACCTACAGCCTTCCACGCCATATACCGCGAGCTTGTTCCAGAGTTCTTCAAGGTGATAGGCGTTGATGAGCCCGAAGAGAAACTATTATGGAGCGCTGCGAGGCTGGCTGGCTACCTAGACCCAGAGTCACCCGAGAGCATCAAAGCATACTATGAGAAGATTGCATCCGCGCTCGGCGCTGACGTTGATTGGGTGAAAGCGGAGCTGGAAAAGGCGGCTAGAGTCTATGCTCTCCTAGACCACACGAGAACCATTATGTGGATGCTTGGCGATGGTATAGTACCGTCTAATAGCGGTGAGGGGTACCTAGCCAGGCTAGTTATACGCCGCGCTGTAAGGCTCCTCGCGCTGCTAGGCTCGGATGCGAGTCTCGTAGATCTTGTCGAGCGTCAGCTGAGATACTGGCGCGACCTCTACCCTCAGTATGTGGAGAGGAGCAGTTACATCCTGGAAGTGACCGGGTTAGAGGAGGAGAAGTACCGCAAGATACTCACAAATGCGGAGAAGATCGTGGAGAAGATGTTAGCTAAGAAGCGTAGCCTATCGCTTGACGACCTTATACTGCTGTACGATAGTCACGGCATACCGCCGGATATCGTGGCCGGTGTTGCAGCAAAACGCGGCGTCGCAGTAAGTGTGCCGCACGACTTCTATGCTAAGGTTGCAGAGCGCCACGGTGCTAGGGGAGGCGTAGCCAGGGAGGTAGAGAAGACCAGGCTACCTCGCGAGGTAGTTGAGTGGGCCGATGGGTTCCCGGAGACGCGTCGACTATTCCACGAGGATCCTTACATGAGGCGGTTTGAGGCTATCGTACTGGGCGTGAATGGCAACTATGTTGTTCTTGACGCAACCGCCTTCTATCCAACGGGAGGCGGCCAGTTACACGACACGGGCACGATATACTGTGATGGGCGCGAGTACCACGTTAAGGGTGTTGAGAAGACCGATAAGGGTGTAATCGTGCATATTGTCGAGCCGCCCTTGCCGTCCAACTGTGTAGGCAAGAAGGTCCTCGGCATTATAGACTGGGAGAGAAGATACAGGATGATGAGACACCACACAGCGACTCACATTCTCCTTGCAGCGGCTAGAAGACTACTAGGCGACCATGTATGGCAAGCTGGTGCGGAGAAGACCCCCGAGAAGGGCAGGCTAGACATAACACACTACAAGCCCTTGAGCCGCGAAGAGGTCAAAGAGCTTGAAGAGATGGTTAACCGTGTCATCCGCGAGAGGAGGCCCGTGAAAGCTAGGCTCATGGAGTGGAACGAGGCTGTTGAGAAGTACGGTTATCGTATATTCCAAGGCGGTGTACCGCCTTCGCCTAAACTCAGGATAGTCGAAATCGAGGATTGGGATGTGGAGGCATGCTTCGGCACTCACCTGTCCAACACTGGTGAGGTCGGTGCATTCAAGATAATCAATGTGGAGCGTATCCAAGACGGCGTCGTACGACTAGAATACGTTGCCGGTGACCGTGTAGCCGAGTATGCTTCAAACCTTGAGGATACGATTATGAAGGCTGTCGAAAAGCTGGGTGGGCGTAGCATAGCAGAGTTGAACACTAGACTTGCTAAGCTCGTAGAGGAGCACGAAGAGGCTAAACGCATGCTAGGCGAGTATAGGAGGATGCTAGCCAAGGCGCTGAGCAGCACAGCCGCAGAGAAGAGGCTCGACAGCATAGTCTTAAGGCTGGTTGTAGTGCCGGTGAGCGATGACAAACTTGCAATGGATGTCCTGGAGAAGCTGGAAGAGGGAGACGCTATAGCTATTGTCGCATGGCCATCCAAGAGTGGTTATCGTGTCCAGATAGCCACGCGTAGGAAGGATATCGACCTAAGGCCGGTGGCTAAGGTGCTGAGAGAACTCGGCGGTAAGGGCGGTGGTCGTGGTAGCATTGCATCTGGCATTATACCCGCAGATAACGAGGAGAAGGCTAAAGAGCTTATAGAAAAGCTGGCCGAGAGGCTAGTATCAATGATAAAGAGGTGA
- a CDS encoding 50S ribosomal protein L39e, with the protein MARNKPLARKLRLAKAYKSNSPVPVWVIVKTNRRFTTHPKRRHWRRNWIKA; encoded by the coding sequence ATGGCGCGGAACAAGCCTCTTGCTAGGAAGCTGAGGCTTGCCAAGGCGTACAAGAGTAACAGCCCGGTGCCAGTATGGGTTATCGTGAAGACGAACCGTAGATTTACAACCCATCCGAAGCGGAGGCACTGGAGGAGGAACTGGATAAAGGCGTGA
- a CDS encoding 50S ribosomal protein L31e, protein MPKEKKEMVYVIPLKRVYWGRRTNRAARAVKLVRQFVARHFGVEPEKVWISNEVNEYIWQFSIEKPPRRVKVYVVKDEEAGLVRVYLARKQD, encoded by the coding sequence GTGCCCAAGGAGAAGAAGGAGATGGTCTACGTTATCCCCCTTAAGCGTGTCTACTGGGGTAGGAGGACTAACCGTGCGGCGCGTGCTGTAAAACTAGTTAGGCAGTTTGTGGCTCGCCACTTCGGCGTTGAGCCCGAGAAGGTGTGGATAAGTAACGAGGTTAACGAGTACATCTGGCAGTTTAGCATCGAGAAGCCGCCGAGGCGCGTCAAGGTATACGTCGTTAAGGACGAGGAGGCTGGCTTAGTGAGGGTATACCTGGCTAGGAAGCAGGACTAA
- a CDS encoding translation initiation factor IF-6 has protein sequence MSEEKGAIEKISIFGNSNIGVYIFANNKFALVPPGVAESDKKRIRDTLGVDIIEVKIADMIINGVMVAGNDRGLLLPRIVKPEEIDELKSYIGGSVRIEVLNIRSTALGNLIAANNNGALVSPLVDRTVLEIVRDVLGVPRVEMKRLADIPSVGSMLVANSYGGLVHPGVSDEEIEFLQSVFGVEFIRGTVNFGLYFVKAGIVANDNGVLVGEDTTGPEIAQISQALLPR, from the coding sequence TTGTCCGAGGAGAAGGGGGCTATTGAGAAAATCAGCATCTTTGGCAACTCGAACATAGGGGTCTACATATTCGCCAACAACAAATTTGCGCTAGTGCCGCCCGGCGTAGCCGAGAGCGACAAGAAGAGGATACGTGATACTCTCGGAGTGGACATAATAGAGGTCAAGATAGCAGACATGATAATCAATGGAGTGATGGTTGCGGGTAACGACAGGGGGTTGCTTCTCCCAAGGATAGTCAAGCCTGAGGAGATAGACGAGCTCAAGAGTTATATAGGTGGTAGCGTGCGCATAGAGGTGCTCAACATACGTAGTACGGCACTTGGCAACCTCATAGCTGCTAACAACAATGGTGCTCTAGTTTCGCCTCTCGTTGATAGAACCGTGCTAGAGATCGTACGAGATGTGCTTGGTGTTCCTCGTGTCGAGATGAAGAGGCTTGCGGACATACCGTCAGTTGGTTCAATGCTAGTCGCCAATAGTTACGGTGGGCTTGTGCACCCCGGGGTCTCCGACGAAGAGATAGAGTTCCTCCAGAGTGTGTTCGGCGTTGAGTTCATCCGCGGGACGGTCAACTTTGGCCTCTACTTCGTGAAAGCCGGGATAGTGGCTAACGATAATGGTGTGCTTGTCGGTGAGGATACAACTGGCCCTGAGATTGCGCAGATAAGCCAGGCGCTTCTTCCAAGGTGA
- the rpl18a gene encoding 50S ribosomal protein L18Ae codes for MATSGDVQVKIFRVEGRMLIKHDKFPTWWKFRKEVRALTPEHAIEKVLSEMGSKHRVKRYNIVIESVKEISLDEATDRYVILLSQLKKWVKE; via the coding sequence ATGGCTACAAGCGGCGATGTGCAGGTCAAGATATTCCGTGTAGAGGGCCGCATGCTCATTAAACACGACAAGTTCCCGACATGGTGGAAGTTCCGCAAAGAGGTTAGAGCGTTGACGCCCGAGCATGCGATAGAGAAGGTACTGTCCGAGATGGGTAGCAAGCACCGCGTCAAGAGGTATAACATCGTGATTGAGAGCGTCAAGGAGATTAGTCTGGATGAGGCAACCGACCGCTATGTGATCCTCCTCTCGCAGCTAAAGAAGTGGGTGAAAGAGTAA
- the pfdA gene encoding prefoldin subunit alpha, translated as MSEQRIDVNTLLQQLSALEEYIAALQTSIERINASLQVLYAGEKALEELRNGDVEALVDLDGGGVVYGFARINGGEKSKVLIHAGLDVFVEVPIDKALEIIRQRQAETAKTLDAYRRELMNALGAYQQLRAMLEQAIRPAARQQG; from the coding sequence ATGAGTGAGCAACGCATAGACGTAAACACACTTCTGCAGCAACTGTCCGCACTAGAAGAGTACATAGCAGCGCTTCAGACTAGCATAGAGCGTATCAATGCCAGTTTGCAAGTCCTCTATGCTGGCGAGAAAGCACTAGAGGAGCTTCGCAACGGCGACGTCGAGGCACTAGTAGATTTGGATGGAGGCGGTGTAGTGTACGGTTTTGCCCGCATAAATGGAGGCGAGAAGAGTAAGGTGCTCATCCATGCCGGGCTCGATGTGTTCGTAGAGGTGCCTATTGACAAGGCTCTCGAGATAATAAGGCAGAGGCAGGCTGAGACCGCTAAGACTCTTGACGCGTACCGCCGCGAGCTCATGAACGCTCTGGGTGCCTATCAGCAGCTGAGGGCTATGCTAGAGCAGGCGATAAGGCCGGCGGCTAGGCAACAGGGTTGA